The following coding sequences lie in one Frigoribacterium sp. SL97 genomic window:
- a CDS encoding ABC transporter substrate-binding protein encodes MALPTRRLVGKIAGTVAALALVTPLLASCAGSGGGANASGETDVWIWPDGLSDKVLSSVDETTPIKVSTIGGDFKQKLVTTFTGRTGLPAVSGVKGEDMPYFLSESDLFTDLNDLGAKDIVDQFPAWKLAEATTADGKLIGIPIDIGPTALYYRADVLAAAGLPSEPADVAAATSTWDDYFAFGEKLKAATGASLEVDMGDVFTKSIGQGSARFVNEEGEFTGDGDEIKAAWDRAVEAKEKGLTAGLTDGSPDWAAAITGGSLPTLLGAAWYQADIKSATADTSGDWRVAPMPGGPANIGGSFLTIPEGTDDPEAAFAVIKDILSEQNQIVAYQDKGIFPSATAAYSAPELTAGDEFFGGQSTVEVFAQAAADMPTAYTSPFENQVAAPYMTELQNVQSLGKDPDQAWNDAVSAGEAALKAAE; translated from the coding sequence ATGGCACTCCCCACCCGACGCCTCGTCGGCAAGATCGCCGGCACCGTCGCCGCGCTCGCCCTCGTCACCCCCCTGCTCGCCTCGTGCGCCGGTTCGGGCGGGGGTGCGAACGCCTCCGGAGAGACCGACGTCTGGATCTGGCCCGACGGCCTGAGCGACAAGGTGTTGAGCAGCGTGGACGAGACGACGCCGATCAAGGTGTCGACGATCGGCGGCGACTTCAAGCAGAAGCTCGTCACCACCTTCACCGGACGCACCGGCCTGCCCGCCGTCAGCGGCGTCAAAGGTGAGGACATGCCGTACTTCCTCAGCGAATCCGACCTCTTCACCGACCTGAACGACCTCGGTGCCAAGGACATCGTCGACCAGTTCCCGGCCTGGAAGCTCGCCGAGGCGACGACCGCCGACGGCAAGCTGATCGGCATCCCGATCGACATCGGCCCCACCGCCCTCTACTACCGGGCCGACGTGCTCGCCGCGGCCGGTCTGCCCTCCGAGCCCGCTGACGTCGCCGCGGCGACCTCGACCTGGGACGACTACTTCGCCTTCGGCGAGAAGCTCAAGGCGGCGACGGGGGCGAGCCTCGAGGTCGACATGGGCGACGTGTTCACCAAGTCGATCGGTCAGGGCAGCGCCCGCTTCGTGAACGAGGAGGGCGAGTTCACCGGCGACGGCGACGAGATCAAGGCGGCCTGGGACCGTGCGGTCGAGGCCAAGGAGAAGGGCCTGACCGCCGGGCTCACCGACGGCAGCCCCGACTGGGCCGCCGCCATCACCGGTGGCTCGCTGCCGACGCTGCTCGGTGCCGCCTGGTACCAGGCCGACATCAAGAGCGCCACGGCCGACACCTCGGGCGACTGGCGCGTCGCACCGATGCCCGGCGGCCCCGCCAACATCGGAGGGTCGTTCTTGACGATCCCCGAGGGCACCGACGACCCCGAGGCCGCATTCGCCGTGATCAAGGACATCCTGAGCGAGCAGAACCAGATCGTCGCCTACCAGGACAAGGGCATCTTCCCGTCGGCCACGGCCGCCTACTCGGCCCCCGAGCTGACCGCGGGCGACGAGTTCTTCGGCGGTCAGTCGACCGTCGAGGTCTTCGCGCAGGCCGCCGCCGACATGCCCACCGCGTACACCAGCCCGTTCGAGAACCAGGTCGCGGCGCCCTACATGACCGAGCTGCAGAACGTGCAGTCGCTCGGCAAGGACCCCGACCAGGCCTGGAACGACGCCGTCTCGGCCGGCGAGGCCGCCCTGAAGGCCGCCGAGTAG